DNA from Asanoa sp. WMMD1127:
AGATGTCGCGCGATTCTCTTTCCGCGTACGCCGTGGGTGAGCCGATCGGCATCCCTGGCGCGCCCGACCCGCCGCCGGCCCGCGGCGCCCTGCTCCGGCTGCCGTGGAGCGTCTGCAGCACGCCACCCGACGGCGGCGGCGCACCGACCACCACGCTGTTCGTCGGTCGCGAGCCGGCCACCGGTGAGCCGCTCGGCGCCGAGTCGGCGCTGCTGGTGGTGACGCCGCCCGACGACAGCGGCGCCGCGGAGACCTATGTGGTCTATCGCGACCGGCGCCACCGCGTCGTCGACGAGACCACGCTGACCGCGCTCGAGCTCGCCGCGATCACACCGGTCGTCGTCGGCAAGGCCCTGCTCAATGGCATCGCCGGCGGCCCTGACCTGCGGCAACCGCGCATCGACGGGCTCGGACAGACGAGCTCGCGTGAGGTGGGCGGCGAGGAAGGCGAAATTGGCCAGGTCTATCGCGCGGGTCAGCAGCGCTACGTGCTGACGCAGGAAGGGCTCGTCACCATCGGCGACGTCTCGGCGAAGCTGTTGCTCGCCGACGACCCGCGGGAGATCGAGATTTCCGCCGCCGAGGCCGCGGACGCGCTGGTCCGGGGCGCGACGGTCGAGCCCAAGGACTTCCCGCGGACGCTGCCGGCGATCCCGACGGGCCAGGCCGCCGATCCGATGGTGTGCGCGGTGCACGGTGCGAGCGGCGAAGCGGCGGCGGTGCACCGCTATGCCGCGGCGCCGCCGGGTCCGGCGGGCGGCGCCGGCGCCGTCGGGGGTCCGGGTTCCGGTGGCGTGGGTACGGCCGACCGCGTGATCGTCGCCAGCGGAAAGGGCGCACTGGTGCGGGTCGAACCGGCACCCGGGGTCAACGTGGACACCACGACCTATCTGATCACCGATCAGGGCTACAAGTATCCGTTGCGTAACGAAGGCAACGTCAACGCGCTGGTGGCGCTGGGCTACGGCGGTGTCGAGCCGCTGCCGGTGCCGTCGTCGTTGCTGGCCCTGGTGCCCAACGGTCCGGTGCTCGACCCGATCGCGGCGCAGCGATTCGTGCGTCCGGCCACATGACCATGGTTACCGGCCAGTGACGGGTCGAAAAGTGTCGCTGCCTACCGCTAGTCTCGACTGTGGACGACGTGCAGTGAGCTAGCCACCGGCGACCCCGGCATCCGGGGCCACCCAGACAAGACTGGACATCTGATCGATGGGGAACGAACAGACCAAGGTCGACATTCTGTCGCTGGAAGACTTCCGTCGGGCGCTCAACGCGCGACTGACCGAGGCCGAGACGCTGCTCAAGACGGTGACCGGCTCGGCCGCCGCCCGTCCGCCGCTGGGCGGGTTCGTCGACGCCAAGCAGATCACCGACGCCCATGACACCCGGCAGGACGAGCAGGTCGCCCGCGTACGCCGGCTGATCGACGCCATCCGGGCGGCGCAATCGGCGACCGACACGATCATCAGCAACTACCGCACGACCGAGGCGCGCAACGCGGCCAACTCGGCCGACATCGCCAACGTGCTCGGTGGGGTCCAGAAGGCACTGGGGGGTTCCAGCAATGGGTGACGGGGGCCGCTACGCGGGGATGAGCCACCGCGAGCTCTACGACCAGTTGATGGCCGGCAACCCGTGCGTCGTCGAGAACACGGTGGCGGCGTGGAAGTCCGCCGAGCGCCAGGCCGACACCCTGGCCGGCGCCATCGACCGCGACCTCGAGCGCGTCCGCGCGGGTTGGGAAGGCGCGGCCGGCACCGAGTTCAACGAGCGGGTCGGCAAGATCTCGACCTACTCGCGCCAGCTGTCCGGCGACTTCCTCGCGACGCACAGCGGCCTGAGCCAGATGAGCGCGGCCCTGGCCGACGCGCAGGCCAAGGCCGAGACGCCCGAGGAGCACGACGACAACGACAAGATGTGGAGCGGCGCCGCCTCCGGCGCGGCCAAGGGCGCGATCCTCGGCCCCGCGGGCGCGGCCGGCGGCGCGCTGATCGGCGGCATCTTCGGGCACAACCAGGACGAGGAAGAGAAGGAACGCGCCCGCGAGCGCATGGCGGCCCTGGTCGCCGGCGTGGCGACGCAATACGAGGTGGCCGACCGGTCTGACTGGCGGCCCGTCACCGCGCCGCCGCCCGGCCTGCCCGAGGGCGACCCCAACCGCCGCACGACCCCAGCCGGCGGCCCGCGCGTCGGCGCGCCCGCCATCGACCCCGGCACCGGCGTCGCCGGCACGGCCCCGACCGGCTCGGTCGGCACTCCAGGCCACGTCGCAGCCGACCCGGGCCTGACCGGCGGCCCGGCCACCACGGGCGCGGGCACGACCGACGCCGGCACCCAGGTCGGCTCGCAGCTCACCGGCAGCGGCGACGGCGCGATCGCGGCCGGCGCGGCCACGGTGGGCGCCGCAGGCGCCCTGACGGGCCTCGTCGGCGCGCCGGGCGGCCCGGGCGGGACCGGCACCGGTCTGACGGCAGGCTCGCTGCCGCCGGGCGGGGTGTTGGGCCAGACGGGCAAGCCGGGCGCCACCCCGGGCGGGTCGGGCACGTCGGCGTCGGCTGGCGGCAAGGGCGCCAACGCGCCCAAGCCGACGACGGCTGGTGGGCAGTCGGCGGCCGGCCCCCGCGGGGCCGGTGGGCGGACGACCGGGGTGGGCGGCACGCAGTCGGCCTCGGGACGGGCGGGCGCGAACGCCGCCAACAACGCGGCGGGCACGCGGGGCGGTGGTCGGCCGACGACCGCAACGGGTCAGACCCCGGACGGCCGCAACACGACCTCGTCGGCGGCCCGCTCCTCGCAGGCGGCGGCCGGCGCCCGGTCGAACAATGCCACCGACGAAGAGCCCGACGAGCACACCACCTGGCTGACAGAAGACGACCTGGTCTGGCGCAACGCGGACGACGTCCCGCCGCCGGTGCTGGGCAGCTAGGGCGTGTCCTGCCGATCATGAGAGCCAGATGATGGTGGCGATTAGAAGCAGGCTTGCCCGGTAGATAGCGGCCCGTTTGGCGAAGCGGGTGGCTAGGTCACGCCATTGTTTGAGGCGGTTGAAGCAACGTTCGACGACGTTGCGCTGCCGGTAGATCTGCGGGTCGAACGCGGGCGGGCGTCCGCCGCGGCTGCCACGCTGCCCGCGGCGGACGATCTGGTCGCTGCGTTCCGGGATCGTGTGCCGGATCCGGCGGCTGCGTAACGCCTGCCGGGTCGAGTCGTGGGCGTAACCCTTGTCCGCGATGAGCATGTCCGGGCGTTGACGCGTCCGGCCCGGCCCGCGCCGCACGGTGATCGCGTCGAGCAGGTTGAGCAGTTGCGGGTTGTCACCGGCCTGGCCACCGGTCAGCAGGATCGACAACGGCCGACCACGGCGGTCCACCGCAAGATGGATCTTGGTGCTCAGTCCGCCGCGGGAGCGACCCAGCGCCTCACCCTCTTGCGCTGCCACGGCACCGCCGCCGGCACCCCCTTTTTCCGGGCTCCAGCGGCGTGCTGGTGCGCCCGGACAATCGAGGAGTCCACGCTGACGATCCATTCGACCGGCTGGCCATCATCGAACACCTGCGCATGGGCCAGGATCCGGTCCCACGTGCCGTCAGCGGTCCACCGTCGTAGCCGTTCATGACAGGTCTTCCACGGCCCATACCGTTCGGGAAGGTCCCGCCATGGCGCGCCTGTGCGTAGCTTCCACAGGATCCCGTTGATCACCTGCCGGTGATCACGCCACCTGCCCGACCGCGTACCCGGCTCGGGCAACAACGGCTCGATCACCGCCCACGCCCTGTCCGTCAGCTCACCGCGACCCACCACCACGGCATATTGGACGACCAACCCCTACATGATCGGCAGGACACGCCCTAGGACAACCGCGCCGGTCCGGGCCGTAGGCCGGTCCGGGCCGCTCGCCGGTCCGGGCCGCTCGCCGGTCCGGGCCGCTCGCCGGTCCGGGCCGCTCGCCGGTCCGGGCCGCTCGCCGGTCCGGGCCGCTCGCCGGTCCGGGCTTTAGGCCGGCCAGGACCGTAGACCCGTCCGGGCCGCGCCCCGGTCCAAGCCGCACCCGGTTCGGCCCGGGTCGCAATCGCATTCGTCCGCGCGGCTGCGTGGGCAGGACCCGGATCGAACGGACCCTGCGCCGGCCCGCCACCGGGGACGGGGCGGTTTTGTCGGCCGGGCGGGACAGAATGGGGGCGTGCAGCTGCCCGTGATGCCGCCTGTGCAGCCGATGTTGGCCAAGTCGGTGGCGGAGATACCGGATGACCGGTTCTATGAGCCCAAGTGGGACGGGTTCCGGTCGATCGTTTTCCGTGACGGTGACGAGGTCGAGGTCGGGAGTCGCAATGAGCGGCCGATGACTCGCTACTTTCCTGAGATCGTGGCCGCGGTCAAGGAGAGTCTGCCGCCTCGATGCGTGATTGACGGCGAGATCGTCATTGCCAGCACCGACACGCAGGGGCTCGACTTCGGGGCCTTGCAGCTCCGGCTCCACCCCGCGGCCAGTCGGGTGCGGCTGCTGGCCGAGCAGACACCGGCCAGCTTCATCGCGTTCGATCTGCTGGCGCTCGGAGACGAGGACTACACCGGGCGGCCGTTCCGGGAGCGGCGGGCCGCGCTCGAGCACGCGCTGCGGGACGCGCGGCCGCCGGTGCATCTCACGCCGATCACCACTGATCGGGGCATCGCGCGGCAGTGGTTCGACCTGTTCGAGGGGGCCGGGCTCGACGGGCTGATCGCCAAGAGCGGCGACGAGCCGTACCAGCCCAACAAGCGGATCATGGCGAAGGTCAAGCATGAGCGGACCGCGGATTGTGTGGTCGCCGGCTACCGCCTGCACAAGACCGAGCCCGAGGCGATCGGGTCGCTGCTGTTGGGCCTCTACGACGATCCGGCCAACCCGGTGCTGCCCGCGGCCTGGCGTGAATGGAACGGCGGCACCAACCTCAGCTCCGTCGGTGTCATCGGCGCCTTCCCGATGGCCCGCCGCAAGGAACTCTTCCAAGACTTGCAGCCGCTGGTCACCGACTTCGCCAGCCATCCGTGGAACTGGGCGGCCGCCTTCGAGGGCGCGGCCGACAGCAACAACGCCAGTCGGTGGAACCCTGACAAGGACCTTTCGTTCGTGCCGCTGCGACCCGAGCGGGTGGTCGAGGTCCGCTACGACCATCTCGAAGGGCACCGCTTCCGGCACACCGCGCAGTTCGTCCGCTGGCGGCCCGACCGGAACCCGGAATCCTGCGGGTACGACCAGCTTGACCAGCCCGTACGCTTCGATGTCGCCGATGTGCTGGCTGGCCGCATCGCACCGGAGGCGTAGCCACCACCGGCGGCGGTGGGGTTTTCCCGACCCTGAGCGGTAGGCCCGTTGATTTCCCCGAGATGATTCGAGGGGTCGACCGGGGCGCTTCCCGATATCGGCGACGAGGCCGCGGCGGAAGCCTTGATGGCATGACAAAAACCGCCGCCGCCCGCGCTTTCGGAGTCGTTTCGATCCTCGGACTGCTGACCGCTGTCGTGGCCACGGTGGTCGGACACATCGGACTCGGCCCTGGGTACGACCCGCTGAAGCTCACGATCAGCGACTACGCGCTGTCCAACCGGGGCGTGACGATCGAGATCGCGATGGTCGCCCTCGCGCTCGGCGCGCCCGCCCTGCTCGCCGGCCTCCGCGCGGTCGGGGTCGCGATCCGGGGGCTGCCGACCGTACTCCTGTCGATCTGGTCCGTCGGAATGCTGATCGCCGCGATCATCCCGACCGACCCGCCCGGCATGGAGGTCATGTCGACCGCCGCGTTGATCCACCGGTACGCGTCGGTGGCCGCGTTCGTCGTCCTGCCGGTGGCGGCCGTGCTAATCGCCAGCCGGTTCGCCGGTCTCGGCCGCGGGCTGGCCTCGACCGTCCGCCGCCTCGCCGTCAGCTGCGCGGTCGGCGTCGCGGTGCTCTGGTACGTAGCCTTTCCCGGCGGCCGCGTCATGATGGGCCTGGTCGAGCGCGGCCTGGTCGGCATCGAGATCGCCATCCTCGCCGTCCTCTCGATCGGCCTCCTGCGCGCCACCCGGACGGGCAAGCCCGCAAGCGCCGAGCCGGCGCCCGTGATCACGACCCCCACGACCACCGGTGCCGCGGCCGAACCGGCGCTCGCGTCGCCGCGAGCGACCGCCCCGAACTCCGAGGCCGCGATCGCGTCGCCCAAGGCGGGAGCGGCAGTGCCCGCGGGCGTCGGGGCGGAGATCACGGCCGGCCCGCGACGGGCCGACGCGGCCGGTCGCGCGCTGGTCGGAGCGGTTAGCAGCCCCGCACACCGGGGTAGTCCGCGGGCATGACCGACGACCGCACCCAGTCCGGCGCCGACCGCGAGCCGCCTCAGGGCGACGTGCTCGGCAGCGACGACTACCAGGAACAGGGCGAAGCCATCCTCATGGAAACGGACATCCGGGACGAGGAGCCCGAGGCCACCGAAGAGGAGGTCCTCCAGCACCGCACTCCCGAGGTGATCGAGGAGCGGCTCGACGAGGACCCGGAGTAACGGTTAGCGAAAGATCCGACCGGGGTAGTCCCGGATGCATGACCGACGACCGCACGCAGGCCCGGGCCGAATATCCGCTTCCTGAAGAGGAGCGGGTGGGCAGCGACGACTTCCAGGAACAAGCCGAGGCGATCCTGCTGGAATCGGACATCCGGGAGGGAGAAGCCGAGGCCAACGTCCGAGGCGCAGATCCGCCGGTCGAGCGCCGTACGTCCGAGGAAGCAGCCGAATAGCGAAGATCCCGGCAGCGATGCCGGGATCTTCGTCTGTGCGCGGGGGGTCAGGGTCGCAGCGGCGCCTGCGAGACGGCGGTCCGCATCTCGTCGGGCGTGCCGGGCGGCACCCACTCCATCCACCACGTCGCGCCCGCCTCGGCCACGGTCGCCACGTGCAGCCGCTCCGCCGACCAGTCCGCCCGCCGCCGCCGGCCGCCGACCACCAGATCGAAGCCCTCGACCGCACCCCGGTCGGCCCGCACCCGCTCGAGGATCGCCGTCACGTCGGCGGCCGACAGCTCCTCCGGGGCGTCGGAGTAGCGATCATCCGACGACCGCCGGTACGGCAGGAAGCCGTCGTGCCGCGCCGCCCGGGACACCGCCGCGCGACCCGGCCAGCCGCCGCCGATCCAGATGGGCACCCGTACCGGTGCGGGTTG
Protein-coding regions in this window:
- the eccB gene encoding type VII secretion protein EccB; this translates as MRSRQEQVQAHRFITRRIISGLLSGEPETNELPMRRFGLALFGSVMVAAIVFAIIGVIGLVNPGGGKPGTGELIIMRETGARYVLVDDTLHPVLNWSSALLFAGTENPAIRQMSRDSLSAYAVGEPIGIPGAPDPPPARGALLRLPWSVCSTPPDGGGAPTTTLFVGREPATGEPLGAESALLVVTPPDDSGAAETYVVYRDRRHRVVDETTLTALELAAITPVVVGKALLNGIAGGPDLRQPRIDGLGQTSSREVGGEEGEIGQVYRAGQQRYVLTQEGLVTIGDVSAKLLLADDPREIEISAAEAADALVRGATVEPKDFPRTLPAIPTGQAADPMVCAVHGASGEAAAVHRYAAAPPGPAGGAGAVGGPGSGGVGTADRVIVASGKGALVRVEPAPGVNVDTTTYLITDQGYKYPLRNEGNVNALVALGYGGVEPLPVPSSLLALVPNGPVLDPIAAQRFVRPAT
- a CDS encoding IS5 family transposase (programmed frameshift); this encodes MGRGELTDRAWAVIEPLLPEPGTRSGRWRDHRQVINGILWKLRTGAPWRDLPERYGPWKTCHERLRRWTADGTWDRILAHAQVFDDGQPVEWIVSVDSSIVRAHQHAAGARKKGVPGGGAVAAQEGEALGRSRGGLSTKIHLAVDRRGRPLSILLTGGQAGDNPQLLNLLDAITVRRGPGRTRQRPDMLIADKGYAHDSTRQALRSRRIRHTIPERSDQIVRRGQRGSRGGRPPAFDPQIYRQRNVVERCFNRLKQWRDLATRFAKRAAIYRASLLLIATIIWLS
- a CDS encoding ATP-dependent DNA ligase gives rise to the protein MQLPVMPPVQPMLAKSVAEIPDDRFYEPKWDGFRSIVFRDGDEVEVGSRNERPMTRYFPEIVAAVKESLPPRCVIDGEIVIASTDTQGLDFGALQLRLHPAASRVRLLAEQTPASFIAFDLLALGDEDYTGRPFRERRAALEHALRDARPPVHLTPITTDRGIARQWFDLFEGAGLDGLIAKSGDEPYQPNKRIMAKVKHERTADCVVAGYRLHKTEPEAIGSLLLGLYDDPANPVLPAAWREWNGGTNLSSVGVIGAFPMARRKELFQDLQPLVTDFASHPWNWAAAFEGAADSNNASRWNPDKDLSFVPLRPERVVEVRYDHLEGHRFRHTAQFVRWRPDRNPESCGYDQLDQPVRFDVADVLAGRIAPEA
- a CDS encoding DUF998 domain-containing protein yields the protein MTKTAAARAFGVVSILGLLTAVVATVVGHIGLGPGYDPLKLTISDYALSNRGVTIEIAMVALALGAPALLAGLRAVGVAIRGLPTVLLSIWSVGMLIAAIIPTDPPGMEVMSTAALIHRYASVAAFVVLPVAAVLIASRFAGLGRGLASTVRRLAVSCAVGVAVLWYVAFPGGRVMMGLVERGLVGIEIAILAVLSIGLLRATRTGKPASAEPAPVITTPTTTGAAAEPALASPRATAPNSEAAIASPKAGAAVPAGVGAEITAGPRRADAAGRALVGAVSSPAHRGSPRA